The Vanessa cardui chromosome 27, ilVanCard2.1, whole genome shotgun sequence region tgtaatatatgatattcgatatggatttgcgaaaaatcGTTTTGATTTTCAACGAAACATTCCTCTTAATTTGGAATTAATTAAagtagatataaatttaattaaaaagaataaagcATTGAAATGAAATAGAGTTGTATCATATTATAGACATATTAAATCAAGaacttagtagtgcacaatatagttgATTTCGTTGATCGAATGGAAGACGAAAATCTAAAACTTTTCGAATGTAATAGGCTACACGTGCCGCAACTAGTATTATAATTAACCACTCAAACCGTAGATGTTTCTaaacataaagtaataaaacCATTAGATAATAAAACATGTAATCAATTTATACACATTTGATAAACTATAACATTCATATCATAGTGTTAATCGCTTGTTCGTTTTGAGGTTAAAACAAAGACCTGGAGCGGTAACTGTAAACTCACTTTATATCtcaaaacatttattacttaatataattaagttctGAAACAAGTTATtacttaatctatactaatatgacGAATGTGAGAATCGCTCTCATTAGAGCCTCCTATAGActtctttttcttcttcatTAAACGCGAGAGCTATGAGCTCCAATTAAAGATTTGTAATTTGATAATACGTAACACGAGTACCAATTGTTAATACTATTCGATAATTCGTGGACCAAGCGACTTCCATTCGTTGACTACGAGGCGTTCACTCGTTGATCGCAAGGAGTCAACTGGTTGACAAAGCAACGTTTATTGGTCATATCGCGCAGACCCTTCGATCACCTGCCGACTACGAGTGGATGCCGTGCAAAGAGGCACTCCGGAGTGGGTGGCTCAAATGACCTTTACAACTAACGagcaacaacgacaacaacaactagtctaatataaaaataaaacgaagctCACAATAGAAATAAGTGCATATTTTTGTAGACAAGCAAGAAAGAaatctattatatattgatCACGAGCATTAATTATTACCAAGACCAACATTATTAAGCACACTTGTGGCTTCTCGTTTCGGCGCATAACGATCAATGGCGTACAAACACACTGATTAATGATCACGAGTCGTCTCCCTTTGTTTCTTAATGtatacctatatacatataatttcggTGTGAGTTCATTGACCTTCTCTTttggcttgaccgattttgatgttatttattgttagtatTTAAAGATTATTCTAAGTAGTGTGAACGtatcttttttttcattatttttttttattataaaaaagtttttacaagaAATAGTTCTCGCCAAGCTGTTATGCCTAACGGATGACTATGTtggaagtttataaaaaaataaaacatttatgattattaaaatattaataacatgtaattattgaaaacaataagtttttaaaatcataaagtacaagaacattaaattttataatcaacTTTTATGATCAATATGAAACCACATCTGTAATACTTTTAATCTTTGACAAATCGAGTCTCACGCTTATCTAACGATACATAACGAGATCGTATGTTCGTTACGCGGctgttaattgtttaaatacttaaagAGGAATTTTATCgaatcgaaatattaaaaactatgtaTATTCTTTGTTTAATCGAATCGATATTGTCACGTCACTAGTCCAAAACGATTAAAACTGGAGatgaagatatttatttacattgacaACGTcacataaaatcaattttattcacgTAAACTTCactggagccgagatggcccagtggttagaacgcgtgcatcttaaccgatgatttcgggttcaaattcaAGCGcgactatatgtatatacatgtgcctaatttgttttcataattcaactcgtgctcggcggtgaaggaaaacattgtgaggacacctgcatgtgtctaatttcatataagttctgccacatgtgtagtTTActgacccgcattggaacagcgtggtggaatatgttccaaatcctctccttaatagtAGTTGGGCTGTTAAACTCCACaattaagcgtttttgaatcgtcgataattaaatactaccaccgtttcggtaagcctccagcgagaagaaacggcaagaaattcGCATAGTTGCTCCttttatataaacagatttacaatgctcttatttacagtaattagtgtcctgggATGGAAGCCGAGCCTAAATCCGGGTGTGGTTCTCTAAAAAGTACtcatttaatgaataatatgatttatttattaatttagtcataataatctttttaaattttgtaaatggtaaatcatattttccggtatcttattacatacaaatacgaacatcacatacattactctgatcccaatgtaagtagctgaagcacttgtgttgtggaaaatcagaagtagcgacgaaaccacaaacacccagacccaagacaacatagaaaactaatgaactattTCAACATCGACGAAGTcaggaatcgaaaccgggacctcggagtagcggtgtacatactactctACCACGAAGGTCTTTGTGGCTCCGAATCTTGTAcaggtaaaattaaaaagtaacctatatGCTATTCCACAATGCAATCTATCTTTgtgataaatgataaatttcattcaaatactTTCAGACGTTCTGGCGCCGTTGAGTAAAAAACATCCATACAGACAAACTTTCTCATTTAAAGTAAGAAACCAGATGTAAGACCTTCTCCGAAACGCCTTCCAAGCATGGAACCAACTTCACGAACTTTCCGAGGCACGAAATTATACGTAGATAGTTTCAACTTCCAGCTTACGAGTTAAACCTCTAAAAACTACCGCTAATAAACCTAATTACTTTTTATCAGCACTAGCTGTGGTTCGAATCCAAGACTGTTCTGATCAGATATGCAGCCTGATACATCAAAGAGGCAACTCTTGGTTAGTAGCGTATTGCAGGTACAATTGATggtttatttcttacaatggGCAGATTTTTGATAAAGTCCCTTTGATTCCAAAAACTAGCAGGAACTACGAAACGACTCACCACGCACGGTAATACTTGGGCTTCATCCAGGAAAATCGTTGAGATTTTGAAGAGCATTACAAGCACCCAGTGTAGCGGTTGGAATCGTTCGTCGACTTTTGTAAAATCAATGAGATCTTTACAATCAATGACTTTTTGACATCCAACGCATTACAGGTCCAAAAAAAGAAGATGTACCATATGTTTCAGATAGGGGTTTTCTGAAGAGTTATTTGACGATATTTgattaagaatttataaaatcataaatggtAATAATCTTTAAGGTAACTTAAAATACCTTCGAATCTGTAAGAAAATAcgtagaaagaaaaaaatattgactcaCCCATAATCTTTTTCGGCGGCACCTTCCTCTGCTCCTTCTCCTCCCCATCCTCCCGCCTCATCATCTTCCCCTCCCCCTGGTGCCACTTCCGCTTCCTACCCTCTCTCTCCTCGAGGAACATCCCCAAATCCTCGTTACTCCCCACCAAAGTCAATCTCACTGACGACTCCCAAGCGAAGTCCTCTTTACGACTGTCATGCATAATATAGTCCTTTGCTCCCTCAAAATATTCCATCACACCCGGGCCATCGCCCGCACAACACAAATGTCACTGAATGAACTGATGATCTGATGAATGAACGGTATCGTACGGCGAATAGGTTAGAAGAGAACGAAGAACGAATTGTACAGCTTCTTGATGCCGGTTGTCTCTCTTTGACGATGCCGTTGCAAGAGTTGATTCTCGATTTTCAATAGCATGTTGCTGCTGGAACGGCAGATATGGTACTGTATGTGGGGCACGAGCCCTGGGAAGGTTTTCGTCGTGAAGCGATTGCCGATCAAATACGTTCGCAGGAAGTTTAGAATGGCCTCCATGTGGCCTTCTCTGGGGGATTAATCGGCCGAGGAATGTCACTCGATGCTACTTTGATTCGTGAAGGCGGTGGGATTACGGCtcctggaaataaaaaaaaacaataaccatttggaaattatattttactaacatgATTTTCAGATATTATTAACTTTGTGTTTAGTTTAGAGGGAAAACAATATTTCAGCAGCGTGGTAATCCAGCGGTgggatatatatacatatttatcattGATCAAGATACCTAGTTACAGATCTGGTATAATTATAGCCCAAAAAGTAAAGACccgtaattataatttagtttctttctatggtatatgttggcggacgagcatatgggccacctgatggtaagtggtcagcgTCACCCgtagacagtgacgctgtaagaaatattaactattccttacatcgtcaatgtgccaccaaccttgggaactaagatgttatgtcccttgtacctgtggtactgagtactgttatttggcggtagaataattgatgagtagaTTAGTAAACACCAATCACATTTCAGGCATGTAACGATAGTAAGTAGAtagttttttaagtatatttctagTAATCCTCACATTCGTCTAACAAAGAAAAGTTACTGATCTACACAAAAAATACCATTTAAGAAAATTCTTAATACACTGAACTACTAGAGTTATTAGTTTCgggatatttaacatgtttttattttggttcggtggagctcgttatttcgacattatctacgaataaaaataataataataaaaatatcccgtaattgataactttaataataaaaataactatgttaatttaaaatcttacactgaattacattttctaaaatatgtatcaaaatgTTAAGTATTAAAGTAGGATCACAAAAGCTCGATAGAACTGTTATGTTaaactgttaaattaaattaaacctatTGTTTGTAAAAGCTATTTAATCTAACATTTATTTGagcgtaaaatatatttgttttgaaataataagttttcagtgctctgataaaattaaatcataaataacattCAGACCCAAGAATATTCACTAGTATTTTTGACAATTAGTGTACCAAGCGGCAAATAAACTCTTAAACAATTTTCCAAATCCATTAACAAAGAACactattaaagaaaatacaatCGAAGGAAGATCTTAATTTGAAGTCGAAGAAATTAAAGCCTACTTTTAACagttatgtttacatttaacaaaaaaaaaacacgaaacTGTTTTGCTTAGAAATATAACCTCTCCGATGTTAAGTTTGGATTCATCTTGCACGCAGAATCCACCGCGCATCTAACAAACCCTAACCGCGTTTACTACGACACAATTTAATCAGTCAATTGTCAATTTGacgaatttatttgtttatacgaTATTAcgcgttattacgtttgtgtaaagatcatattcacatgagaaataaatattgataatttgggatagcatactcaattcggatgtgatcggttttacgaattttgccgatgctacatctaagctgtgtggTACTACACTTCAAATGTTTGAACCTATCCTGTCTGCGAGCGAGCGCCTACACGAACAGTTGCTACATTGGACGATGCTATGTGGTTCATCTCTCTGGATTTCAGGACACAGTAAGACCTTCCATCCAGTAAGCCGTCTCTCAGTACGAAGTCTCTCAGTTGGGTATCAATTCAGTGGATCACATGTCTCAGTATTTTTACACATTCTTCTTCGATAATTGTTCaccattttatatatactaatattataactctgtttgtctgtctgtcgaccACTtacactaccaaaccgctgaaccgaatttgatgatatttgttatgaaacacacttgaactccgagaaaggacatacgCGTAttttgtctgacacatgacaagcaaTCCCTAAAACGCGGGCAAAAACTAGTATGAAATAAGTTATGGAA contains the following coding sequences:
- the LOC124541044 gene encoding uncharacterized protein LOC124541044 → MEAILNFLRTYLIGNRFTTKTFPGLVPHIQYHICRSSSNMLLKIENQLLQRHRQRETTGIKKLYNSFFVLF